A DNA window from Xiphias gladius isolate SHS-SW01 ecotype Sanya breed wild chromosome 3, ASM1685928v1, whole genome shotgun sequence contains the following coding sequences:
- the rfx1a gene encoding MHC class II regulatory factor RFX1a isoform X3, producing MATSGYVGEIQPTAQPQGAGVTVTPGQPDASSTPATAPQFLAEIQTTVATPTVVTPTGQTTPTEQATSITTQKPAAGSQAQSTAQAQPGQTQYVTAEIQGSPTQSGNAQSTPQYIVVTVTEGSLHSSDSVSDSSPPPPVVQTGVPTQVVQQVQTAQQQRSVVQATSQIAKTEPGTQLSVTSLQPVNISQEVQQQLTPVPVQHVYTNQVQYVEGGDTNYTTSTIRSSNFPYTDTPLYTQTTAAQYYEGQPTSGSQASTPGTPLTVSVTAGTTGGVSMFVAQPTSAAGGGATVVTTGGTTNGAGDGAGTNGGTAGSYVIQGGYMLGSSSGGVAGNSQNYSHTARASPATVSITEGEESSVPSADKKWLLDNYETAEGVSLPRSTLYCHYLLHCQEQKLEPVNAASFGKLIRSVFMGLRTRRLGTRGNSKYHYYGLRIKAGSSLLRLMEDQQHLAMRQQPFSQKQRLKPVHKVEGMTNGTASGAGQQQQQQQGSGHVDISTQVQQYQQFLDASRALPEFPDIDLQGKTLPEGIELEHIKSFQLLYREHCEAILDVMVNLQFTLVETLWKTFWRFSQSQAGDATLAVHDESEKRLPKSCLVLLCKYEPVLRWSRDCDNSLYQGLVEILIPDVLRPIPSALTQAIRNFAKSLESWLTNAMMNIPEEMVRIKVTSANAFAQTLRRYTSLNHLAQAARAVLQNTAQINQMLSDLNRVDFANVQEQASWVCRCEDRVVQRLEQDFKLTLQQQNSLEQWAAWLDGVVSQVLKPYQHSPAFPKAAKLFLLKWSFYSSMVIRDLTLRSAASFGSFHLIRLLYDEYMYYLIEHRVAQAKGETPIAVMGEFASLGRGLNQLDPDKEEEEEEEEESDEEGQELALPSDGAVLGEESLEPPAKLARTDQRVLFTTGSADN from the exons ATGGCCACCTCAGGCTACGTAGGTGAGATCCAGCCAACAGCCCAACCCCAGGGGGCTGGTGTTACGGTCACACCGGGGCAACCTGACGCCAGCTCCACCCCTGCAACTGCCCCTCAGTTTCTGGCTGAGATTCAGACTACTGTGGCTACTCCCACTGTTGTGACACCTACTGGCCAAACTACTCCCACTGAACAAGCCACTTCCATCACCACTCAGAAGCCTGCAGCTGGTAGTCAAGCCCAGTCCACAGCACAGGCCCAGCCAGGTCAGACTCAATATGTGACTGCAGAGATCCAGGGCTCCCCCACACAGTCTGGAAATGCTCAAAGCACTCCTCAGTACATCGTTGTTACGGTCACAG AGGGCTCCCTTCACTCAAGTGACAGTGTGTCGGACTCTAGTCCCCCTCCACCTGTGGTGCAGACTGGAGTTCCCACACAGGTTGTTCAGCAGGTACAGACGGCTCAACAG CAGAGGTCCGTTGTGCAGGCCACCTCTCAGATAGCCAAGACCGAGCCAGGAACCCAGCTCAGTGTCACCAGTCTACAGCCTGTTAATATCAGCCAGGAG gtccagcagcagctcacaCCAGTGCCAGTCCAACATGTGTACACCAATCAAGTGCAGTATGTGGAAGGAGGAGACACCAACTACACCACCAGCACCAT TCGCTCCAGCAACTTTCCTTACACTGATACACCCCTGTACACCCAGACCACGGCAGCCCAGTATTATGAAGGTCAGCCCACATCGGGCTCACAGGCTTCTACCCCTGGCACACCTCTAACTGTCTCTGTGACTGCTGGCACAACAGGGGGTGTATCCATGTTTGTGGCCCAGCCCACCAGTGCAGCAGGGGGAGGAGCTACAGTAGTGACCACAGGTGGCACCACCAACGGGGCAGGGGATGGGGCAGGCACCAACGGGGGCACAGCAGGCAGCTATGTGATCCAGGGGGGTTACATGCTgggcagcagcagtggaggggTAGCTGGCAACAGTCAGAACTACTCACACACCGCCCGCGCCTCCCCAGCCACTGTGAGTATTACAGAGGGCGAGGAGAGTAGCGTGCCGTCGGCAGACAAGAAG TGGTTGCTGGACAACTATGAGACAGCTGAAGGAGTGAGTCTGCCACGTTCCACCCTCTACTGCCACTACCTGCTGCACTGCCAGGAGCAGAAACTAGAGCCTGTTAATGCTGCCTCTTTTGGAAAACTAATTAGATCTGTGTTCATGGGGCTACGCACACGACGCCTGGGCACACG GGGTAATTCTAAATACCACTACTATGGGCTTAGGATCAAGGCAGGCTCATCTCTTCTCCGTctgatggaagaccagcaaCATCTGGCCATGAGGCAGCAGCCCTTCTCACAGAAACAGag GTTGAAGCCTGTGCATAAAGTGGAGGGAATGACCAATGGCACAGCATCAGGAGCaggccagcagcagcaacagcagcaggggTCAGGGCACGTGGACATCAGCACCCAGGTACAGCAGTACCAGCAGTTCCTAG atgcATCCAGAGCTCTCCCAGAGTTCCCAGACATCGACCTCCAGGGGAAGACTCTGCCAGAGGGCATCGAGCTGGAGCACATAAAGAGCTTTCAGCTGCTGTACAGAGAACACTGTGAG gCCATACTGGATGTCATGGTCAACCTGCAGTTTACCCTGGTGGAGACACTGTGGAAGACCTTCTGGAGGTTCAGCCAGAGTCAGGCTGGAGATGCCACGTTGGCTGT TCATGACGAGTCAGAGAAGCGTCTCCCTAAGTCCTGCCTTGTATTGCTGTGCAAGTATGAGCCAGTGCTGCGCTGGAGCCGTGACTGTGACAACAGCCTGTACCAGGGCCTGGTGGAGATTCTCATCCCTGATGTCCTCAGGCCCATTCCCA GTGCCTTAACTCAAGCCATCCGCAACTTTGCCAAGAGCCTGGAGAGTTGGCTGACCAACGCCATGATGAACATCCCAGAGGAAATGGTCCGTATCAAG GTAACTTCAGCCAACGCATTTGCCCAGACACTGCGTCGCTACACCAGTCTGAACCACCTCGCCCAGGCGGCCCGCGCTGTACTCCAGAACACGGCTCAGATCAACCAGATGCTCTCTGACCTCAACCGCGTTGACTTTGCTAACGTGCAG GAGCAGGCTTCATGGGTGTGCCGGTGTGAAGACCGTGTTGTCCAGCGGCTGGAGCAGGACTTCAAGCTGACCCTTCAGCAGCAGAACTCCCTGGAGCAGTGGGCTGCGTGGCTGGATGGCGTGGTCTCCCAGGTCCTGAAACCCTACCAGCACAGCCCTGCCTTCCCGAAGGCCGCTAAGCTCTTCCTGCTCAAGTGGTCGTTTTACAG TTCCATGGTGATCAGGGACCTGACCCTGCGGAGTGCAGCCAGTTTTGGTTCCTTTCACCTGATCCGCCTGCTGTACGACGAGTACATGTACTACCTGATTGAGCATAGAGTGGCTCAGGCTAAAGGAGAGACCCCCATCGCTGTCATGGGAGAG TTTGCCAGTTTAGGCCGGGGTCTAAACCAGCTGGATCCTGACAAAG aagaggaagaggaagaggaggaggagagcgatGAGGAAGGTCAGGAGCTTGCACTTCCCTCAGATGGGGCCGTGCTAGGAGAGGAGTCTCTGGAACCACCTGCCAAGCTGGCCCGGACTGACCAGAGAGTCCTCTTCACCACCGGATCAGCTGACAACTAA
- the rfx1a gene encoding MHC class II regulatory factor RFX1a isoform X2 yields MATSGYVGEIQPTAQPQGAGVTVTPGQPDASSTPATAPQFLAEIQTTVATPTVVTPTGQTTPTEQATSITTQKPAAGSQAQSTAQAQPGQTQYVTAEIQGSPTQSGNAQSTPQYIVVTVTEGSLHSSDSVSDSSPPPPVVQTGVPTQVVQQVQTAQQRSVVQATSQIAKTEPGTQLSVTSLQPVNISQEVQQQLTPVPVQHVYTNQVQYVEGGDTNYTTSTIRSSNFPYTDTPLYTQTTAAQYYEGQPTSGSQASTPGTPLTVSVTAGTTGGVSMFVAQPTSAAGGGATVVTTGGTTNGAGDGAGTNGGTAGSYVIQGGYMLGSSSGGVAGNSQNYSHTARASPATVSITEGEESSVPSADKKVQWLLDNYETAEGVSLPRSTLYCHYLLHCQEQKLEPVNAASFGKLIRSVFMGLRTRRLGTRGNSKYHYYGLRIKAGSSLLRLMEDQQHLAMRQQPFSQKQRLKPVHKVEGMTNGTASGAGQQQQQQQGSGHVDISTQVQQYQQFLDASRALPEFPDIDLQGKTLPEGIELEHIKSFQLLYREHCEAILDVMVNLQFTLVETLWKTFWRFSQSQAGDATLAVHDESEKRLPKSCLVLLCKYEPVLRWSRDCDNSLYQGLVEILIPDVLRPIPSALTQAIRNFAKSLESWLTNAMMNIPEEMVRIKVTSANAFAQTLRRYTSLNHLAQAARAVLQNTAQINQMLSDLNRVDFANVQEQASWVCRCEDRVVQRLEQDFKLTLQQQNSLEQWAAWLDGVVSQVLKPYQHSPAFPKAAKLFLLKWSFYSSMVIRDLTLRSAASFGSFHLIRLLYDEYMYYLIEHRVAQAKGETPIAVMGEFASLGRGLNQLDPDKEEEEEEEEESDEEGQELALPSDGAVLGEESLEPPAKLARTDQRVLFTTGSADN; encoded by the exons ATGGCCACCTCAGGCTACGTAGGTGAGATCCAGCCAACAGCCCAACCCCAGGGGGCTGGTGTTACGGTCACACCGGGGCAACCTGACGCCAGCTCCACCCCTGCAACTGCCCCTCAGTTTCTGGCTGAGATTCAGACTACTGTGGCTACTCCCACTGTTGTGACACCTACTGGCCAAACTACTCCCACTGAACAAGCCACTTCCATCACCACTCAGAAGCCTGCAGCTGGTAGTCAAGCCCAGTCCACAGCACAGGCCCAGCCAGGTCAGACTCAATATGTGACTGCAGAGATCCAGGGCTCCCCCACACAGTCTGGAAATGCTCAAAGCACTCCTCAGTACATCGTTGTTACGGTCACAG AGGGCTCCCTTCACTCAAGTGACAGTGTGTCGGACTCTAGTCCCCCTCCACCTGTGGTGCAGACTGGAGTTCCCACACAGGTTGTTCAGCAGGTACAGACGGCTCAACAG AGGTCCGTTGTGCAGGCCACCTCTCAGATAGCCAAGACCGAGCCAGGAACCCAGCTCAGTGTCACCAGTCTACAGCCTGTTAATATCAGCCAGGAG gtccagcagcagctcacaCCAGTGCCAGTCCAACATGTGTACACCAATCAAGTGCAGTATGTGGAAGGAGGAGACACCAACTACACCACCAGCACCAT TCGCTCCAGCAACTTTCCTTACACTGATACACCCCTGTACACCCAGACCACGGCAGCCCAGTATTATGAAGGTCAGCCCACATCGGGCTCACAGGCTTCTACCCCTGGCACACCTCTAACTGTCTCTGTGACTGCTGGCACAACAGGGGGTGTATCCATGTTTGTGGCCCAGCCCACCAGTGCAGCAGGGGGAGGAGCTACAGTAGTGACCACAGGTGGCACCACCAACGGGGCAGGGGATGGGGCAGGCACCAACGGGGGCACAGCAGGCAGCTATGTGATCCAGGGGGGTTACATGCTgggcagcagcagtggaggggTAGCTGGCAACAGTCAGAACTACTCACACACCGCCCGCGCCTCCCCAGCCACTGTGAGTATTACAGAGGGCGAGGAGAGTAGCGTGCCGTCGGCAGACAAGAAG GTACAGTGGTTGCTGGACAACTATGAGACAGCTGAAGGAGTGAGTCTGCCACGTTCCACCCTCTACTGCCACTACCTGCTGCACTGCCAGGAGCAGAAACTAGAGCCTGTTAATGCTGCCTCTTTTGGAAAACTAATTAGATCTGTGTTCATGGGGCTACGCACACGACGCCTGGGCACACG GGGTAATTCTAAATACCACTACTATGGGCTTAGGATCAAGGCAGGCTCATCTCTTCTCCGTctgatggaagaccagcaaCATCTGGCCATGAGGCAGCAGCCCTTCTCACAGAAACAGag GTTGAAGCCTGTGCATAAAGTGGAGGGAATGACCAATGGCACAGCATCAGGAGCaggccagcagcagcaacagcagcaggggTCAGGGCACGTGGACATCAGCACCCAGGTACAGCAGTACCAGCAGTTCCTAG atgcATCCAGAGCTCTCCCAGAGTTCCCAGACATCGACCTCCAGGGGAAGACTCTGCCAGAGGGCATCGAGCTGGAGCACATAAAGAGCTTTCAGCTGCTGTACAGAGAACACTGTGAG gCCATACTGGATGTCATGGTCAACCTGCAGTTTACCCTGGTGGAGACACTGTGGAAGACCTTCTGGAGGTTCAGCCAGAGTCAGGCTGGAGATGCCACGTTGGCTGT TCATGACGAGTCAGAGAAGCGTCTCCCTAAGTCCTGCCTTGTATTGCTGTGCAAGTATGAGCCAGTGCTGCGCTGGAGCCGTGACTGTGACAACAGCCTGTACCAGGGCCTGGTGGAGATTCTCATCCCTGATGTCCTCAGGCCCATTCCCA GTGCCTTAACTCAAGCCATCCGCAACTTTGCCAAGAGCCTGGAGAGTTGGCTGACCAACGCCATGATGAACATCCCAGAGGAAATGGTCCGTATCAAG GTAACTTCAGCCAACGCATTTGCCCAGACACTGCGTCGCTACACCAGTCTGAACCACCTCGCCCAGGCGGCCCGCGCTGTACTCCAGAACACGGCTCAGATCAACCAGATGCTCTCTGACCTCAACCGCGTTGACTTTGCTAACGTGCAG GAGCAGGCTTCATGGGTGTGCCGGTGTGAAGACCGTGTTGTCCAGCGGCTGGAGCAGGACTTCAAGCTGACCCTTCAGCAGCAGAACTCCCTGGAGCAGTGGGCTGCGTGGCTGGATGGCGTGGTCTCCCAGGTCCTGAAACCCTACCAGCACAGCCCTGCCTTCCCGAAGGCCGCTAAGCTCTTCCTGCTCAAGTGGTCGTTTTACAG TTCCATGGTGATCAGGGACCTGACCCTGCGGAGTGCAGCCAGTTTTGGTTCCTTTCACCTGATCCGCCTGCTGTACGACGAGTACATGTACTACCTGATTGAGCATAGAGTGGCTCAGGCTAAAGGAGAGACCCCCATCGCTGTCATGGGAGAG TTTGCCAGTTTAGGCCGGGGTCTAAACCAGCTGGATCCTGACAAAG aagaggaagaggaagaggaggaggagagcgatGAGGAAGGTCAGGAGCTTGCACTTCCCTCAGATGGGGCCGTGCTAGGAGAGGAGTCTCTGGAACCACCTGCCAAGCTGGCCCGGACTGACCAGAGAGTCCTCTTCACCACCGGATCAGCTGACAACTAA
- the rfx1a gene encoding MHC class II regulatory factor RFX1a isoform X4, with protein sequence MATSGYVGEIQPTAQPQGAGVTVTPGQPDASSTPATAPQFLAEIQTTVATPTVVTPTGQTTPTEQATSITTQKPAAGSQAQSTAQAQPGQTQYVTAEIQGSPTQSGNAQSTPQYIVVTVTEGSLHSSDSVSDSSPPPPVVQTGVPTQVVQQVQTAQQQRSVVQATSQIAKTEPGTQLSVTSLQPVNISQEVQQQLTPVPVQHVYTNQVQYVEGGDTNYTTSTIRSSNFPYTDTPLYTQTTAAQYYEGQPTSGSQASTPGTPLTVSVTAGTTGGVSMFVAQPTSAAGGGATVVTTGGTTNGAGDGAGTNGGTAGSYVIQGGYMLGSSSGGVAGNSQNYSHTARASPATVSITEGEESSVPSADKKVQWLLDNYETAEGVSLPRSTLYCHYLLHCQEQKLEPVNAASFGKLIRSVFMGLRTRRLGTRGNSKYHYYGLRIKAGSSLLRLMEDQQHLAMRQQPFSQKQRLKPVHKVEGMTNGTASGAGQQQQQQQGSGHVDISTQVQQYQQFLDASRALPEFPDIDLQGKTLPEGIELEHIKSFQLLYREHCEAILDVMVNLQFTLVETLWKTFWRFSQSQAGDATLAVHDESEKRLPKSCLVLLCKYEPVLRWSRDCDNSLYQGLVEILIPDVLRPIPSALTQAIRNFAKSLESWLTNAMMNIPEEMVTSANAFAQTLRRYTSLNHLAQAARAVLQNTAQINQMLSDLNRVDFANVQEQASWVCRCEDRVVQRLEQDFKLTLQQQNSLEQWAAWLDGVVSQVLKPYQHSPAFPKAAKLFLLKWSFYSSMVIRDLTLRSAASFGSFHLIRLLYDEYMYYLIEHRVAQAKGETPIAVMGEFASLGRGLNQLDPDKEEEEEEEEESDEEGQELALPSDGAVLGEESLEPPAKLARTDQRVLFTTGSADN encoded by the exons ATGGCCACCTCAGGCTACGTAGGTGAGATCCAGCCAACAGCCCAACCCCAGGGGGCTGGTGTTACGGTCACACCGGGGCAACCTGACGCCAGCTCCACCCCTGCAACTGCCCCTCAGTTTCTGGCTGAGATTCAGACTACTGTGGCTACTCCCACTGTTGTGACACCTACTGGCCAAACTACTCCCACTGAACAAGCCACTTCCATCACCACTCAGAAGCCTGCAGCTGGTAGTCAAGCCCAGTCCACAGCACAGGCCCAGCCAGGTCAGACTCAATATGTGACTGCAGAGATCCAGGGCTCCCCCACACAGTCTGGAAATGCTCAAAGCACTCCTCAGTACATCGTTGTTACGGTCACAG AGGGCTCCCTTCACTCAAGTGACAGTGTGTCGGACTCTAGTCCCCCTCCACCTGTGGTGCAGACTGGAGTTCCCACACAGGTTGTTCAGCAGGTACAGACGGCTCAACAG CAGAGGTCCGTTGTGCAGGCCACCTCTCAGATAGCCAAGACCGAGCCAGGAACCCAGCTCAGTGTCACCAGTCTACAGCCTGTTAATATCAGCCAGGAG gtccagcagcagctcacaCCAGTGCCAGTCCAACATGTGTACACCAATCAAGTGCAGTATGTGGAAGGAGGAGACACCAACTACACCACCAGCACCAT TCGCTCCAGCAACTTTCCTTACACTGATACACCCCTGTACACCCAGACCACGGCAGCCCAGTATTATGAAGGTCAGCCCACATCGGGCTCACAGGCTTCTACCCCTGGCACACCTCTAACTGTCTCTGTGACTGCTGGCACAACAGGGGGTGTATCCATGTTTGTGGCCCAGCCCACCAGTGCAGCAGGGGGAGGAGCTACAGTAGTGACCACAGGTGGCACCACCAACGGGGCAGGGGATGGGGCAGGCACCAACGGGGGCACAGCAGGCAGCTATGTGATCCAGGGGGGTTACATGCTgggcagcagcagtggaggggTAGCTGGCAACAGTCAGAACTACTCACACACCGCCCGCGCCTCCCCAGCCACTGTGAGTATTACAGAGGGCGAGGAGAGTAGCGTGCCGTCGGCAGACAAGAAG GTACAGTGGTTGCTGGACAACTATGAGACAGCTGAAGGAGTGAGTCTGCCACGTTCCACCCTCTACTGCCACTACCTGCTGCACTGCCAGGAGCAGAAACTAGAGCCTGTTAATGCTGCCTCTTTTGGAAAACTAATTAGATCTGTGTTCATGGGGCTACGCACACGACGCCTGGGCACACG GGGTAATTCTAAATACCACTACTATGGGCTTAGGATCAAGGCAGGCTCATCTCTTCTCCGTctgatggaagaccagcaaCATCTGGCCATGAGGCAGCAGCCCTTCTCACAGAAACAGag GTTGAAGCCTGTGCATAAAGTGGAGGGAATGACCAATGGCACAGCATCAGGAGCaggccagcagcagcaacagcagcaggggTCAGGGCACGTGGACATCAGCACCCAGGTACAGCAGTACCAGCAGTTCCTAG atgcATCCAGAGCTCTCCCAGAGTTCCCAGACATCGACCTCCAGGGGAAGACTCTGCCAGAGGGCATCGAGCTGGAGCACATAAAGAGCTTTCAGCTGCTGTACAGAGAACACTGTGAG gCCATACTGGATGTCATGGTCAACCTGCAGTTTACCCTGGTGGAGACACTGTGGAAGACCTTCTGGAGGTTCAGCCAGAGTCAGGCTGGAGATGCCACGTTGGCTGT TCATGACGAGTCAGAGAAGCGTCTCCCTAAGTCCTGCCTTGTATTGCTGTGCAAGTATGAGCCAGTGCTGCGCTGGAGCCGTGACTGTGACAACAGCCTGTACCAGGGCCTGGTGGAGATTCTCATCCCTGATGTCCTCAGGCCCATTCCCA GTGCCTTAACTCAAGCCATCCGCAACTTTGCCAAGAGCCTGGAGAGTTGGCTGACCAACGCCATGATGAACATCCCAGAGGAAATG GTAACTTCAGCCAACGCATTTGCCCAGACACTGCGTCGCTACACCAGTCTGAACCACCTCGCCCAGGCGGCCCGCGCTGTACTCCAGAACACGGCTCAGATCAACCAGATGCTCTCTGACCTCAACCGCGTTGACTTTGCTAACGTGCAG GAGCAGGCTTCATGGGTGTGCCGGTGTGAAGACCGTGTTGTCCAGCGGCTGGAGCAGGACTTCAAGCTGACCCTTCAGCAGCAGAACTCCCTGGAGCAGTGGGCTGCGTGGCTGGATGGCGTGGTCTCCCAGGTCCTGAAACCCTACCAGCACAGCCCTGCCTTCCCGAAGGCCGCTAAGCTCTTCCTGCTCAAGTGGTCGTTTTACAG TTCCATGGTGATCAGGGACCTGACCCTGCGGAGTGCAGCCAGTTTTGGTTCCTTTCACCTGATCCGCCTGCTGTACGACGAGTACATGTACTACCTGATTGAGCATAGAGTGGCTCAGGCTAAAGGAGAGACCCCCATCGCTGTCATGGGAGAG TTTGCCAGTTTAGGCCGGGGTCTAAACCAGCTGGATCCTGACAAAG aagaggaagaggaagaggaggaggagagcgatGAGGAAGGTCAGGAGCTTGCACTTCCCTCAGATGGGGCCGTGCTAGGAGAGGAGTCTCTGGAACCACCTGCCAAGCTGGCCCGGACTGACCAGAGAGTCCTCTTCACCACCGGATCAGCTGACAACTAA